Proteins encoded within one genomic window of Pongo abelii isolate AG06213 chromosome 18, NHGRI_mPonAbe1-v2.0_pri, whole genome shotgun sequence:
- the LOC100460456 gene encoding brain-specific serine protease 4, whose protein sequence is MVVSGAPPALGGGCLGTFTSLLLLASTAILNAARIPVPPACGKPQQLNRVVGGEDSTDSEWPWIVSIQKNGTHHCAGSLLTSRWVITAAHCFKDNLNKPSLFSVLLGAWQLGNPGSRSQKVGVAWVQPHPVYSRKEGARADIALVRLEHSIQFSERVLPICLPDASIHLPPNTHCWISGWGSIQDGVPLPHPQTLQKLKVPIIDSEVCSRLYWRGAEQGAITEDMLCAGYLEGERDACLGDSGGPLMCQVDGAWLLAGIISWGEGCAERNRPGVYISLSAHRSWVEKIVQGVQLRGRAQRGGALRARSPGSGAAAHS, encoded by the exons ATGGTGGTTTCTGGAGCCCCCCCAGCCCTGGGTGGGGGCTGTCTCGGCACCTTCACCTCCCTGCTGCTGCTGGCGTCGACAG CCATCCTCAATGCGGCCAGGATACCTG TTCCCCCAGCCTGTGGGAAGCCCCAGCAGCTGAACCGGGTTGTGGGCGGCGAGGACAGCACTGACAGCGAGTGGCCCTGGATCGTGAGCATCCAGAAGAATGGGACCCACCACTGCGCAGGTTCTCTGCTCACCAGCCGCTGGGTGATCACTGCTGCCCACTGTTTCAAGGA cAACCTGAACAAACCATCCCTGTTCTCTGTGCTGCTGGGGGCCTGGCAGCTGGGGAACCCTGGCTCTCGGTCCCAGAAGGTGGGTGTTGCCTGGGTGCAGCCCCACCCTGTGTATTCCCGGAAGGAGGGTGCCCGTGCGGACATTGCCCTGGTGCGTCTTGAGCACTCCATACAGTTCTCAGAGCGGGTCCTGCCCATCTGCCTACCTGATGCCTCTATCCACCTCCCTCCAAACACCCACTGCTGGATCTCAGGCTGGGGGAGCATCCAAGATGGAG TGCCCTTGCCCCACCCTCAGACCCTGCAGAAGCTGAAGGTTCCTATCATCGACTCGGAAGTCTGCAGCCGCCTGTACTGGCGGGGTGCAGAACAGGGGGCCATCACTGAGGACATGCTGTGTGCCGGCTACTTGGAGGGGGAGCGGGATGCTTGTCTG GGCGACTCCGGGGGCCCCCTCATGTGCCAGGTAGATGGCGCCTGGCTGCTGGCCGGCATCATCAGCTGGGGCGAGGGCTGTGCCGAGCGCAACAGGCCCGGGGTCTACATCAGCCTCTCTGCGCACCGCTCCTGGGTGGAGAAGATCGTGCAAGGGGTGCA